TGCCACGCTTGTGGTGCCCAGCACGACCTGCGTCTGGTGGGGAATGATGATGTCGCCGTCGTCGGGGACCCGGCATCGGTTGATGACTGGTTCAAGTCCCTCGTAGTCGACGCTGACCATCACGCCCTTGGTGGGCTGCATCTCGACGTCGACGCCAGCGAGTGCGGCACATTCGCCGGCCCACGCGCCGGTCGCGTTGATGACGTAGTCGGCTTCGATGGTCTCGTTGACCTCGCCGCCGATCTCGACACTCGAAACCGCGCCGTCGCTGACAGTGATCCCCTCGACTGGGGCATGTGTCAGGACGGTCGCACCGTGGTTTTCAGCACTGGCAGCATTGGCCGCCACGAGCCGCGATGGATAGATTACGCCGTCGGGAACGACCATTGCGCGGACGACGTCCTCGGAGAGTTCGGGGACGCGGTCGCGGGCCTCGTCGCCATCGATGACCTCTGCGGGGATGCCGTGTTCCTGACAGCCTTCGAGTTTGGCCTCGAAGTACTCGGGGTCGTCCTCGCTGAGTTGGACGAAGATACCGCCGCTGTCGCCGATACACTCTCCGGCGATCTCACGGATGATTTGGTTTTCCTCGATACATTCGGCTGCGCCCTCGGGGTCGGACTCGGCGTAGCGTGCGCCACTGTGGAGCAGGCCGTGGGAGCGGCCAGTGGTGCCACCTGCGAGACCACTCCGCTCTACGAGGGTGACGTCGACGCCACGCATCGCGAGATCGCGTGCGGTTCCGACGCCTGTACCGCCACCACCGATGACTAGTACGGTTGTTTGGTGTGTCATGAGTTCACACCCCGGAGTCACGACGCCACCTCCACAGCCGCATCTGTGCAGGCTGCCGTGTGAAAATCCTGAGGTATGGTACAACTACACACTGAATAACCAAAAACGCACTTGTTTTTTGAACGATTGTTTTACGAGACTATCTAAGCGATGGCGTAATTTCTGCTGATAGAATCTCCGACTTCCGTGCGTCGACATTCGTCGCTGGCTGCTCGCACCCCTCGCCCACACAGACCGACTCGAAGGCTTCGGGATAGCTCAGATCGCCCGTACCCATGATTTCGATATCCGAATCCTCCCAGTCGGCGGCCGCATCCTCTCCGACATCGATAGATTCGGACTCCGTGTCGTTTCTGATCGTCACATTCCGGATAACACCGCTTCCGCCCTCGGCCTCCTCGTGGATCTGTATCGGCGCGCCAGCCGCATCGTGGCGCATGATGATCTCACAGTCCTCGATGCGAATATCATCGCCGGGATTCCGAACCCGAATCCCCCGCATGTTTCGCTGCTCAGTTTCGCTTTTCGGTGCTGGGCCATCGTTGACGATGAGACAGTTCCGGACGACACTCCCGCTGGAGCCAACTCGAATCGCTGCGATGTTGGTGTTGTGTGCGACACAGTTTTCGATCAGTACGCGACCGTCTTCCCCGTCGTCGTACCCCGGCGAGGAGGCGTAGATTCCGTTGTCCGAAAAGCCACTGAAAGAGCAGTTGCGGATATCGACCGTTCCGGCGTGGTCCCGTGGCACGTAGAAGGGTCGACACTCACTTTCGTCGACTGCACCGTCGGGAAACGAGAGGCTGTCGACGATGACTGTTGCCCCCTCGTCGGTCTCCAACCGGAAATGTGATTTCTCGCTCGGTTTGCCTCGAACGGTGAAGTTTCGCAGTTCGACCGTTCCTGACTCGGCCCGGACGTTGTTCCGGAACGAATCGCCCGTTAGTTCGAGACTAACATCGCCCTGTCCGACAACGGCTGCGTTCTCTGTTGCTCCCTCGAACCCCTCGCCGTCCCATTCGTAGCTGCCCGCCGGAATGTGGACTGTCGCGCCGTCGACGAACTGTTCGTTTAGGTAGGGGTCGATTAGCTCGCCGGTAGTCAGTCCCTGCTCGCCGAGGTCGACCGTCGCTGGTGTCGCTGCGGCCGGCGTTCCGAGGCTTCCGACCGCAGCTAGCCCACCGAGTAGCCTCAGATACGACCGTCGACTGCGGCCCGATGAGTCGCCAGCACCGTCTTCACTCTGGTGTAAAACCATATGCGATAAGAGACTATCACACAAATAGTAATTCCTACCAGATAGGTAGGGATACCATTACCAACGGGTAGTTTGAGAGTATTACTCTTCGGTTGGCTGTCGCTCTCTTATCAGTCGATCCACTACTCGTGGTACCGTCTGTCGACCTCGGTAAGAAAACCGAATACAGCCGTAGCACGTCCCACAAAGCGAATACCGTCAGCCTACCAACTTCCACCGTTCAGCGTGGGATGAGTTATCGATTACTCGACGTGTCTCAGGCGACGGCCTTTTCGAGTAGTTCGAGGGGGTGTCGGATCTCGTAACCCGTGCCGTGGTTCATCTGCATCGCACAGGTCGGACACTCGGTCATGCCAACCTCTCCTTCTGCGTGTTCCATGTGATCGAACATCTCCGCGCCGATCTTCATCGAGGTTTCGTACTTCTCGGACTTCCAACCGTAGGTCCCCGAGATACCGGAGCAGGATTCGCCGACGTCCTCGATGTGGGCACCGTCGAGTTCACGGAACAGTTCGACTGCCTGCCGGTCGAGGCCCTGGTTCCGGGCGTGACACGGCGCGTGGTAGGCAAACGACTGTGGGTCGACTTCGCTCTCGCGGATGGCCGCGCCCAGATCCTCGTGAATCCGGAGGAACTCCATGGCCTCGTAGGTATGTTCCGAGAGATCTTCGATCCCCTCGATGTCGAACAGTTCGGGGTACTCTTGGCGGAGTGCCATCGAACAGGAGGTACAGGAGGCAACCACGTCCGCGCCGTTCTCGATTGCCTTGCCCAGTTCGCGGACGTTGACTTCGGCCTCGCGGCGGGCGTCTTTCAGCATCCCGTTGGCGAACATCGGGGTGCCGGAACACTGCTGTTTGGGCACCAGCACCTCGTAGTCGAAGGATTCGAAGACGCGAACCATCGCCTTGCCGACCTCGGGCGTGTTGTAGTTCGAGTAGCAACCGTGGAAGTAGGCGACCTGTTTGTCCGGGTTCGTGACCTTCGAGCCGCCGCGCTTCTTGAACCACTGGCGGAAGGTCTCGGTAGCAAACTCCGGCACGTCGCGCTCGCTGGGAATACTCATGATCTTCTCGCCGAGGACGCTGGTGATGCCCAGTCCCATCACGAAGTTCGCGAGCCGTGGGACCTTGCTCCCGATGGAGGCCAACGTCCGGTAGTTCGAGAGCATTCGGTTGCGGAGATACTCGATGGACTTCTTGTCCATGTGTTCCTCGACGTACTCCCCGCGTGCGGTGTTGTGCATCTGGCTCAGTGGGACGCTCGACGGACAGGCGTCGTCACACCGCATACAGTTCGAACACGAGAGGATCGAATCGTCGATGTCGACGTCCTCGCCGCGTTTGAGCCGCCACTGTTCTGGGCCCTGGAATTTGGGGCCGGGGAAGTCCTCGTCGACTTCGGCAACTGGACACGACGTATCACAGCTCGTGCATTTGTAACAGTTGTCGGCTCCGGGTCGAAGGTCCATATCCTCCGAAGAGGGGAAGACGTCGACCGGCTCGAACTCATCTACTTGCGTCGTCGGATCGAAATCGCTTGCTTGTTCTGCGTCGCTCATTGGTGTACCTCGTGTTTTGCCGCCTGCTCGCCAGCCCGTTCACCAGCAACCACCGCAGTTGCCAGCGAGACACCGCTCTGTGATTTTTCCGCAACCGTATCGGCACCGCCGATCACTGCACCCGCCGCCCGGAGGTTCGTGAACTCCGGGGCCTCGTCGGCGGTCAGTGGTCGCATCGTCTCGTCGACCCGAACGCCGAAGTGGGCAAACGGCTGGTCGGCGAAGGCTTGCTTGTCGAACCAGTCGTAGCGGTCCTCCGGATGGGGAATGTGACAGTCGAAAATCGGCTCGGTCACACCCTCCTCGCGTCCTGAGTCGATTCCCTTGCCGACCAGTCCGCCCGTCGCCAGCACGAACTCGTCGGCGTGGAATGGCACCTCTCGGCCCTTGCTGTCGACGATAACCGCCGTCAGTTCGCCATCCTCGACCTCGTAGTCGACGACGGGGTTGCCGGACGAAATACGGACGCCCGCCTCGTCGACTGCTTCCTTCAATCTGTCTGCGAGCCGCATCCCGGGGTAGCTCGGTGGCCCCATCGGGATCTCGAAGACGTCGACGCCGAGATGGCGTTCGAGGTCGGTTCGCACGTCTGCGGTGTGTTCGTCGCCGAGGAACGCCGGGAGACCGACGCGTTCGGCATCACCGAGGTGTGGTTTGACCTGCTCGGCGAGCGCCTCGCGGGCACCCATTGTCCGACCCTCGTACTCGACGTCTTCGTTGCCATCGAGTCGTTTGGCCAGCCGCGTCACCCGCGAATCGTTGGCGTAGCTGCCGGGGAAGTTGCATTCGACACCCTCGGCATCGAAGGGGACGCCTGCATCCTCTAAGTGGTCGGCGAGCATCCCACCGTTGTACTCGGTCATCTCCTCGAAGCCGACGATCAACATCGGTCGCTCGTCGCTCGCGATCCCTGCCGCAGCCGCCGAAGGGTAGCGAGCAGTCGGTTTGACCGCGCCGCCGAACGTCGGGATCAGGGCGTTGGTGTCGGTATGGCTGCCCTGATAGCTGTCGCCGACAATTTCGTCGAACCGGTCGAGCCCGTCACGGATCGCCGTCTCACCGGCTACCGAGTACGGATGCTCCTCGGGCAGGTCGTCGACTGCCGAAAACGGATCGGCAATCGGGTCGTCGCTGCCGTTGTAGCCCAGTATGTCGATCAGGCCGCTGGCGTGGCGGAGGGTACTCTTTTTGTAGGTAACAAGCCGGACACTAGCGCCGGTTTCGGCGGCCTCGATGGCCGCAATCGAGCCAGCAAGCCCGCCGCCGATCACGATCACGTCTTCACGAATCGCCATTAGTCATCCCCCTTTCGGCCGCCGTCGGTCGCAGCAGTTCCGGCTGCGCCGCCGGAGGCACTGGTTCCCTGACCGCTGTCGAACGCCGAAAAGTCGACGACTGCGTCCGTGGTCGCGGCGTCCTTGTCGCGGTTCATCGTCGTCGCGTGCAGCGAGTATTTGAGCGCCGCCTGCGAGAGCTGGGTGCCCCACATCGCGTGGCGTTCACCCTTCCAGCGCTCCTGATACAGTTCGTCCCACGCCTCGTAGGCGACCTCCGAGTCGTAGTCGTCATACAGCTCTGCGGCCATCCGGTGACAACAAAAGGCCCCTTGACAGTTCCCCATCGAGGCACGCGTTCGAAGCCGGGTGGCGTTGAGGTCCGATCCTGAACCCTTGATCCCGTCTTTGACCTCCGCGCGCGTGACTGCTTCACACTCACAGACGACCGGGTTCGGGCCGTCATAGTCGAGTACCTCGTCGGTTCGGGAGCCGAGTCGCTGGGCGCTCCGTCGACCGATTGGCGAGCGAATCCCGTACTGATCCATGTAGTCCCGCAGAACTGAGAAATCCTCACTGCCCGGCAGCGGCACATCCGCAGTCCGGCATTCGGCGTCGATGCCGAACTTCTCGCAGACGTGGTCGGAGATATCTTCGCCCATCATCCGGTAGGTGGTGAACTTCCCGCCGACGATGGAGGTAAAGTTCTTGACACTGTCGCGCTCCTCGTGGTCGAGCAAGAAGAAGTCCCGGGTAATGTCGGTCGAATCGCTCGTTCCGGTTCCCGGCGGCTCGTACAGCGGTCGGACTCCCCAAAAGGAGCGAATCGTTCGGGCCTCTTCGATGATCGGCACCAGTTCCGACAGCGTGTCGATCATCAGATCAACTTCCCACTGCTCTTCGGGGTAGTCCTCTGGATCTTCGACCTCGACGTCTGTGGTGCCCAAAATTGCGGTCGTCTCGTGTGGGACGATAATATCGGCGTCGCCCTTTGGTTTACAGCGGTTGATCGCGGTGTCGACCTGTCGGGTGTTCATAATCGTCATGACACCTTTTCCGGGTCGGACCTCGATTTCCTGTTCGAGCCCGGCCATCTGGCCGATGCGGCCGGCCCACGCGCCGGTTGCGTTGACGACATAGTCCGCATGTATCTCTTCGCGCGTGCCCGGCTCGCGGTGGACGCGTTTGCCGGGGCCGGATTCGTGTTCGACCTCGACGCCGACGACCTCGTCGCCCTCCTTGAGGATGTCGACGACTGGCGCGTGGGTCTCGATGCGCGCGCCGTGTTCCTCGGCACTGGCGGCGTTGGCCACACAGAGCCGGAAGGGGTCGACTGCGCCGTCGGGTACCTTGATCGCGCGCTTGATGTCCTTGGCGAGGTAGGGTTCGATCTCGCGGGCCTCCTCGGCCGAAAGTACCTCTGCTGGGATGTCGCACTCCCGACAGCCCTCCAGTTTCTTCTGGAAGTACTCATCGGAGTCTTCGGGCCGCTGGACGAACAGTCCGCCGGTCATCTCGACACAGTGGCTGGCGATGTCCCGTAGTACGCGGTTTTCTTCGATACACTCTTTCGCACTGGCCTGATCAGCAACAGCGTACCGACCGCCGCTGTGCAGCAACCCGTGCATCCGTCCTGTCGTCCCGTGAGTGAGGTTCCCCTGTTCGACGAGAGTGACCTCGACGCCGCGCATTGCGAGGTCGCGCGCAATCCCGCACCCCGTGGAACCCCCTCCGATGACGATAACGTGTGGCTTGTTACTCATCCGTTCAGTCGGATTTTGCACTATAGTAACTTTACTTTACCCCTACTCTGCCGATAGGCGTAAAGTTATTATGTCCACAATTCAACATGAATACTCTACAACCAGATTGAGACAAAATCTACACTCAAATCATGATAAACCGTACCAAACTCCCATGTATATTCAGGACAATTATGGGTACAAGAGTAACATTTATCATGTTATTCCATAGTGTTTACCCGTGGTCAGGGAACCGGGCGTAAAGAACGGTTCCTAGACCAGGGGGATCGACCCCCAAGGAGTGTGGTGAACACATAATGTCAGAAACATACGTTGGTTCCATCGATCAAGGGACTACAGGAACGCGGTTCATGGTCTTCGACCATGGTGGTAACGTCATCGCAAACGCATATGAGAAACACGAGCAGATTTATCCGGAGCCCGGTTGGGTCGAGCACGACCCGATGGAGATCTGGGAGAACACGAAGTCCGTAATCAACACGGCTCTCGAACAGGAAGGCCTCGACGCCGAGCAGCTCGACGCGATCGGTGTCACCAACCAGCGAGAGACCACAATCGTGTGGGACGCCGAAACCGGCAAACCAGTCCACAACGCGCTGGTCTGGCAGGATCGACGAACCACCGACCGTGTCGAAGAGATCCAGGAGATGGGCAAAGTCGAAGATATTCGAGAGAAAACGGGTCTCGAATGTGACGCCTACTTCTCGGCAACGAAGACCGAGTGGATTCTCGACAACGCAGATCCGATCAAACTCCAGCGATCCCGACCACAGGATGTTCGAGAGCGAGCCGAACAGGGTGAGCTCCTGATGGGGACCATCGACACGTGGGTTATCTACAACCTTACGGGTAACCACATCACGGACGTTTCCAACGCATCGCGGACGATGCTGTACAACATCCGAGAGCTCGAGTGGGACGACGAACTCCTCGATCTCTTTAATGTTCCAAAATCGATGGTGCCGGAAGTCCGACCTTCGTCGGACGACGAGACCTACGGGTCGACGGACGCAGACGGCTTCCTCGGTGCCGAAGTGCCTGTCGCAGGCGCACTCGGTGACCAGCAGGCCGCCCTGTTCGGTCAGACCTGTTTCGACGCAGGCGACGCCAAGAACACCTACGGAACCGGTTCGTTCATGCTGATGAACACCGGCAACGAGGCCGTTCCATCCGAACACGGTCTCCTCACCACGATTGGCTTCCAGCGCTCGGGTGAGCCAGTTCAGTACGCCCTCGAAGGCTCGATCTTCATCACTGGTGCCGCCATCGAGTGGCTCGAAGACATGACCCTTATCGAGGACGCCGCCGAATCCGAGAGTCTCGCACGCAGCGTCGACTCGACGGACGGCGTCTACGTCGTGCCCGCCTTCGCCGGTCTCGGTGCCCCCCACTGGGATCAGCGCGCACGTGGTACCATCGTCGGCATGACGCGTGGTACCCGACGCGAGCACGTCGTTCGTGCAACCCTCGAATCCATCGCCTACCAGACCAAAGACGTCGCCGAGGCAATGGTTGAGGACGCAGACATCGATCTGGCCAGCCTCCGTGTCGACGGTGGGGCCGTCAAGAACAACTTCCTCTGTCAGATCCAGTCCAACATCATCGGGACCGAAATCGTCCGACCAGTCGTCGACGAGACCACCGCGCTCGGTTCGGCCTACGCCGCTGGCCTCGCGGTCGGCTACTGGGACACGGTTGACGAACTCCGTAACAACTGGCAGATCGACCGCTCGTTCGAAGTCGACGAGGACGCTAACATCGAGGTCAACTACGACCGATGGAAGGACGCCGTCGAGCGTGCTGAAGACTGGGCACAGGACGGTGGTGAATAACGATGGTACTCGGAACACAGCTCGGTGACCCAACGTTCTGGATTGCCGCCTTCGCAGGCGGTGCCTTCGGTGCTGCAATCGGTGCACTGCCAGCGTTCATCATGACCGGCTTCGCAGTCATCGCCGGTGAAGCACTCGGTATTGCCGGCGAGTCGATCGTCGACAGTGGTAGTTCGATTACGAGACTCGTCGGCTTCGGTCCGGTCTTCGGTCCGCACATTTCGTTCGCAGGTGGTGCCGCAGCGGCCGCATATGCAGCCAAGCAGGGCTACATGGACGACGGAAAGAACATCCTGTGGGCCGCCGGAACGAACCACATTGACGTGCTGATGGTCGGTGGTATCTTCGGTATCTTCGGCCTCGTCGGGACGAACCTGCTGAACTTCATCGGGTTCCCGACTGACAACATCGCGATGCTGGTGTTCATCTCGGCAATCGTTCACCGTGTTGCCTTCGGCTACAGCGTCATCGGTGAGGTCACCGGTAACGGCCTCTTCGATGTCGGTCCGTGGGAGCGCGACGAGGACGAAGCACCCGGCATCTGGCTGCCGTGGCAGTACAAGTGGGCTAACGTCGCTCTGATCGGTATTATCGGTGGTATCCTCGGTGGATTCCTTTACCAGGCGACCGGCAGCACCACGCTCAGCTTCGGTCTCAGCGCAGCTAGCCTGGTCTTCCTGCAGGCGGGAACCGACAACATCCCCGTCACTCACCACATCACGCTGCCCGGCTCGGTCGGTGCACTGGGTGCAGCCGCAGCGGGCTACAGTCCCGCTCTCGTGCTCATCTTCGGTGGACTGTTCGGCCTCTTCGGCGCAACGATGGGTGAGGTCTGTAACCGTGTGTTCTACATGCACGGCAAGACCCACGTTGACCCACCGGCGTTCGGTATCCTGATGTCGGGGCTGCTCTCTGCAGTCCTGACCGCCGCCGGTGTGCTGGGTGGCACGTTCTGGGCCCCAATCACCGCACTGCTGGGCTAAGCCTACACCAACCACTCCTTTCTCACCGCGTTGGTGAGGTGGAGCCGCTGACACTCGTCTTGTGACAGTGTTGGCCGACGCTTTTTGCGGTTTTCAGTATACGAACGCACGTTTAGTACCACAGCCACGACGCCGTTTGACACTACAATCCACAGATGAATATCGAAGAGCGGATCCTCCGTCGCCAGCGGACCGACCACGAACCACAGCTGGTACGGGAATCCGACGCGTTGAACCCGATTGCCCACCCCTCCGAGCCGACCGGTCGCGGACTCGTGATCGAGCAGTTGCTCGACCTCCTCGATCCGATCTTCGACGGTCGACCACCGGACGATTGCTACGTCTGGGGACCGAAAGGAACCGGCAAATCCGCCGTCATCCGCGCGGTGTTTGCCCGTCTCGACCGACTGATGGGTCGCTCTACGGGTCAAATATACACCACCACGCGCGCGCAACCAACCGCCGACGTCGCATTCGTCTACGTCGACGGCCGCCAAGCCAAAACCGAGTTTGCCCTGCTCCATGCGGTGCTCAACAGTCTCGCTACTGATCCAGTCCCGAAACAGGGCGTGAGCGTCGACACCATTCGGAGCCGGTTGGCCGCCCGGCTCGACGGCGACCAGTGTGTCGTCGTCGCGGTCGACCACATCGAAGAACCGGAGACGCTGTCGATCCAAACTGTCTGTGAACAGTTTGAGCCCCTCGGCTCGTCGGTGACGCCCGTGCTCTGTGGCCAGCTCGACCCGGCGGAGGCCGAGACCGACGCTCTGGATGCCCCCAAAACGGTTCGGTTCGATCCCTACCGTCGACACACACTCATCGAGATCCTGACTGGTCGACAGACCGACGGGCTGATCAGAGCCGCCGTCAGCCACGAACAGCTCCGGGAGCTGGCCAACTGGGCCGACGGCGATGCCCACGACGCGCTGGCGGCGCTGTTCAGTGCGGGACTCATTGCCGACGACAACGGCCACGACGGGATCGAGGCGGCCGATCTCACTGACGGAATGGCCGCGGTCCCACGGCCCTGTGTCTCTCTCGGACGCGTGTTGGCGCTGCCCGAGAGTCGACAACAGATCCTGTCTCGACTCACCGAACTCCCCGAAACCGACCGCAACTCCGTACGTGCGGCCGCCGATGAGATCGCAGACGGCGGCGTCGACCTCTCGCGGGCGACTATCGAACGCGTGCTCTACGAACTCGCCGAGGCTGGTGTCATCCGACGCCTCAAAGTCGACGACGCCAAACAGGTCGGCCGCCCACCCTCCCGACTCGAACCGCGGTTCCCCACGCTCGTCTTTCGCCACCTCTCTGCTGTGAACTGACAATATGGTTCTCAACTGATGGGTGGAGTTTCATATACGATAATTTGAAACACAAGAGGGTGTCATAGAAAGCGTCACACACGAAGACGCAGGATGTTGGAACTGTGTCTACGAGCGCCAGCATCCTGCAAGAGGAGACTTCTATCGACGAGTTCTTCAATGTAATGGCGACCGAGACGCTCGCGTTGTTCGAGCATCTTGAGTTCGACTTTCTCGAAGAATTCGATGTGTTCGCCCCCGCTCGCCGGGGGCGAACACGAGATCATCACCCACCAGCACTCTTCCGAGCGTTCCTGCACTGCTACTACAAGAACGTCTACGGCATCCGTCCAGTCACGCGAGAACTCCAGAACACGGTCGTCTG
This sequence is a window from Halohasta litchfieldiae. Protein-coding genes within it:
- a CDS encoding FAD-dependent oxidoreductase; protein product: MTHQTTVLVIGGGGTGVGTARDLAMRGVDVTLVERSGLAGGTTGRSHGLLHSGARYAESDPEGAAECIEENQIIREIAGECIGDSGGIFVQLSEDDPEYFEAKLEGCQEHGIPAEVIDGDEARDRVPELSEDVVRAMVVPDGVIYPSRLVAANAASAENHGATVLTHAPVEGITVSDGAVSSVEIGGEVNETIEADYVINATGAWAGECAALAGVDVEMQPTKGVMVSVDYEGLEPVINRCRVPDDGDIIIPHQTQVVLGTTSVAVDDPDEFDEEQWEVQKMFEECADMMPAIEGRDIDRTWWGVRPLYAPDEAGRGSKDSGKGNERGISRGFFLLDHEQDGVENFASVVGGKLTTYRMMAEATADHVADVLGVEGESTTATEQLPGADDPEELDSLVAKYRARQPTDQDVISDLGEQAADD
- a CDS encoding right-handed parallel beta-helix repeat-containing protein; this translates as MVLHQSEDGAGDSSGRSRRSYLRLLGGLAAVGSLGTPAAATPATVDLGEQGLTTGELIDPYLNEQFVDGATVHIPAGSYEWDGEGFEGATENAAVVGQGDVSLELTGDSFRNNVRAESGTVELRNFTVRGKPSEKSHFRLETDEGATVIVDSLSFPDGAVDESECRPFYVPRDHAGTVDIRNCSFSGFSDNGIYASSPGYDDGEDGRVLIENCVAHNTNIAAIRVGSSGSVVRNCLIVNDGPAPKSETEQRNMRGIRVRNPGDDIRIEDCEIIMRHDAAGAPIQIHEEAEGGSGVIRNVTIRNDTESESIDVGEDAAADWEDSDIEIMGTGDLSYPEAFESVCVGEGCEQPATNVDARKSEILSAEITPSLR
- a CDS encoding anaerobic glycerol-3-phosphate dehydrogenase subunit C; the protein is MSDAEQASDFDPTTQVDEFEPVDVFPSSEDMDLRPGADNCYKCTSCDTSCPVAEVDEDFPGPKFQGPEQWRLKRGEDVDIDDSILSCSNCMRCDDACPSSVPLSQMHNTARGEYVEEHMDKKSIEYLRNRMLSNYRTLASIGSKVPRLANFVMGLGITSVLGEKIMSIPSERDVPEFATETFRQWFKKRGGSKVTNPDKQVAYFHGCYSNYNTPEVGKAMVRVFESFDYEVLVPKQQCSGTPMFANGMLKDARREAEVNVRELGKAIENGADVVASCTSCSMALRQEYPELFDIEGIEDLSEHTYEAMEFLRIHEDLGAAIRESEVDPQSFAYHAPCHARNQGLDRQAVELFRELDGAHIEDVGESCSGISGTYGWKSEKYETSMKIGAEMFDHMEHAEGEVGMTECPTCAMQMNHGTGYEIRHPLELLEKAVA
- the glpB gene encoding glycerol-3-phosphate dehydrogenase subunit GlpB — encoded protein: MAIREDVIVIGGGLAGSIAAIEAAETGASVRLVTYKKSTLRHASGLIDILGYNGSDDPIADPFSAVDDLPEEHPYSVAGETAIRDGLDRFDEIVGDSYQGSHTDTNALIPTFGGAVKPTARYPSAAAAGIASDERPMLIVGFEEMTEYNGGMLADHLEDAGVPFDAEGVECNFPGSYANDSRVTRLAKRLDGNEDVEYEGRTMGAREALAEQVKPHLGDAERVGLPAFLGDEHTADVRTDLERHLGVDVFEIPMGPPSYPGMRLADRLKEAVDEAGVRISSGNPVVDYEVEDGELTAVIVDSKGREVPFHADEFVLATGGLVGKGIDSGREEGVTEPIFDCHIPHPEDRYDWFDKQAFADQPFAHFGVRVDETMRPLTADEAPEFTNLRAAGAVIGGADTVAEKSQSGVSLATAVVAGERAGEQAAKHEVHQ
- the glpA gene encoding anaerobic glycerol-3-phosphate dehydrogenase subunit GlpA yields the protein MSNKPHVIVIGGGSTGCGIARDLAMRGVEVTLVEQGNLTHGTTGRMHGLLHSGGRYAVADQASAKECIEENRVLRDIASHCVEMTGGLFVQRPEDSDEYFQKKLEGCRECDIPAEVLSAEEAREIEPYLAKDIKRAIKVPDGAVDPFRLCVANAASAEEHGARIETHAPVVDILKEGDEVVGVEVEHESGPGKRVHREPGTREEIHADYVVNATGAWAGRIGQMAGLEQEIEVRPGKGVMTIMNTRQVDTAINRCKPKGDADIIVPHETTAILGTTDVEVEDPEDYPEEQWEVDLMIDTLSELVPIIEEARTIRSFWGVRPLYEPPGTGTSDSTDITRDFFLLDHEERDSVKNFTSIVGGKFTTYRMMGEDISDHVCEKFGIDAECRTADVPLPGSEDFSVLRDYMDQYGIRSPIGRRSAQRLGSRTDEVLDYDGPNPVVCECEAVTRAEVKDGIKGSGSDLNATRLRTRASMGNCQGAFCCHRMAAELYDDYDSEVAYEAWDELYQERWKGERHAMWGTQLSQAALKYSLHATTMNRDKDAATTDAVVDFSAFDSGQGTSASGGAAGTAATDGGRKGDD
- the glpK gene encoding glycerol kinase GlpK, translating into MMSETYVGSIDQGTTGTRFMVFDHGGNVIANAYEKHEQIYPEPGWVEHDPMEIWENTKSVINTALEQEGLDAEQLDAIGVTNQRETTIVWDAETGKPVHNALVWQDRRTTDRVEEIQEMGKVEDIREKTGLECDAYFSATKTEWILDNADPIKLQRSRPQDVRERAEQGELLMGTIDTWVIYNLTGNHITDVSNASRTMLYNIRELEWDDELLDLFNVPKSMVPEVRPSSDDETYGSTDADGFLGAEVPVAGALGDQQAALFGQTCFDAGDAKNTYGTGSFMLMNTGNEAVPSEHGLLTTIGFQRSGEPVQYALEGSIFITGAAIEWLEDMTLIEDAAESESLARSVDSTDGVYVVPAFAGLGAPHWDQRARGTIVGMTRGTRREHVVRATLESIAYQTKDVAEAMVEDADIDLASLRVDGGAVKNNFLCQIQSNIIGTEIVRPVVDETTALGSAYAAGLAVGYWDTVDELRNNWQIDRSFEVDEDANIEVNYDRWKDAVERAEDWAQDGGE
- a CDS encoding Cdc6/Cdc18 family protein, coding for MNIEERILRRQRTDHEPQLVRESDALNPIAHPSEPTGRGLVIEQLLDLLDPIFDGRPPDDCYVWGPKGTGKSAVIRAVFARLDRLMGRSTGQIYTTTRAQPTADVAFVYVDGRQAKTEFALLHAVLNSLATDPVPKQGVSVDTIRSRLAARLDGDQCVVVAVDHIEEPETLSIQTVCEQFEPLGSSVTPVLCGQLDPAEAETDALDAPKTVRFDPYRRHTLIEILTGRQTDGLIRAAVSHEQLRELANWADGDAHDALAALFSAGLIADDNGHDGIEAADLTDGMAAVPRPCVSLGRVLALPESRQQILSRLTELPETDRNSVRAAADEIADGGVDLSRATIERVLYELAEAGVIRRLKVDDAKQVGRPPSRLEPRFPTLVFRHLSAVN